A window of Sodalis praecaptivus genomic DNA:
CCCAGATTTTGCTTCACCTCAGCAGCAGCTTTTTGCTGGGCGGAAGCATATGCGCTTACAGCCACCGCAGCGGCTTGTTGTGTATTTCCCTGACGTTCAAGCGCCGCTATCTGCTCGTAAACAGAAGCGGTCAGGTAATGATATTGGTCGTTTAGGGTTTCTGAAGCGCGAACCGGATCTTGCTCCAACTTCTTAAAATCAGAGATAGTTTCATCAATGCTTTTACCTGTAGCGTCTTGCATCGCCACAGCCGCCTGCGCCACCATCTTGAGCTGATCGCCGCTAAAAGCACCGGTATTTAAAGCTGCAGTTAAAGCCTTTGCGGCATTAGCTGTAGTGCCGATATTTGAGCTGATCGATTTAGACATATCAGCGAGTTGGCTAGCAGAAATGCCGGCATAGTTACCAGTGGTGATGATCGCCTGATTGAAGGCGTCCATTTCACCTTGGCCTTTTTTATAGGCCAGCGCCAGCGCACCTGCTGTGACTGCAAGCGCCGTGATACCTAACGTTAGGGGATTGATGAAACTTAACAGTGCCTTAGCTGCGTTGCCGACGCCACCAAATGAATCCTTGATTTGCCCACCCTGCTGTATAGCGACCAGCCACACGGGCATGCCAGAGGCTAAAGAGGTCACCACATCGGTGATTTGCATCGGAAGATAGCGCATTGCCTGAGCGTACTGTTTGGCGCTGAGGGTTGCAGCTTTGATCGTTCCGTTCTGCTGATTCAATTTCTGAATGTATGGCGCCACTTGGGCAGAAACACCTAGCTGTGCGGCTTTGTATTCCAGCAATTCGGCCGTGGTCATTCCCATGGTGTCGGATTGCTGTTTAAGGCTTGCGATAAATGATTCTTTTGCTGTTTGTGCCCGCTGATCCGCTGCGGCCGATTCCCTCGCTGCTTTCGCTGCGGCTTGGCCCTCAGCTGTTGAGGCAAGCGCCGCCTGCTCAAGTTGGGTGCGCATCTGTTCAATCTTAGCGGAATACTCAGCCAGATCTTCGCCGCCAAGCAGTCCAGAGGCGCCAAAGCCTTTAAGCTGCTTTTCCATCTCATCTAACCGACCATAGGCACCGACAACCGGATCGATTTTCCCCAAAAGTGACACTAGAGCAGATTGTTGTTCTGCCAAGCTCGAATTAACGGCCTTGCCTGACTTGGCAGCGGCTATGGCGCTTCTATTCATTTCCTCAGTTTGACGCGTCCATCCTGCCGCCGCAGTTGACGCGCGACGAGCGGCGCTATCAGTTTTGGCAAATTCACTGGCTAACGAGCTGGCAACGCCTTCCGCCTTTTCTCCTGCTCCCGTCAGCCTATCCAGTGAATCCGCCGCTTTAGCTACGCCATCTTGCTGAACCTTAATGATTAGGGCGGCTGTTTCTTGCGGCATGTGGGGATCTCCAGACAATAAAAAACCCCGCTTCAGCAGGGTTTTAATTAATTATGCTTTTTTAGAACGGGATTTACTTGAGTAAGTTAGTAATGATGATCGTGGCTGCGGTTTTGATCGAATCTACTGTTAATTCAATTCCCTTTGACTTAACAAGCGCTACTGTTTTGCTCCAAACATTATTCGACCTGATATTATCCAGAAAATCATGCCCCTCAAATGTTAACCCTGTCGTGTAATATGCAGAAGAAGCTAATGTTGAAACGTCAATAATTTCAAGCAATCCCGCCTGACCAAGTATCTTGATATGATAGTTAACCAATTCGGATGATACTTCTGGAAAATCCTCGTCTGTAACCACTTCGCTTCTCTCTGAGAGATTTTCCGCTTTCAACATGATACTTCTGACCAGATCCCAGTCCCTTTTCATCGCATCACCCATGAACTAAAATAATTACCATCATAATACTACCAAACGGCATGTTCAAAATAGCTTTGGTACGTCTTTCATGACCTCATAGGCCATGTCCATGATGATCTCGACTTCGGCAGGGGTTGGACGGTTGCCGGTTAACTCCGTCCAGGCTTTTAGCTCCGAGTAAGTCAGCTCTCCGCCAGAGCCGCGCATAAGGTCAATGAACCATCCCCAAAGATATCCAGTACCTTCTGGCAGGTTTGGCGGATTGACCATGAGATCAGGCGTGATGCCAAGTTTCATCGCTGCCTGATAATGCTCTCTTAGGCTCTTTCCATCCTTTTGCCTTTTGTCGAGCTTTCGCTGGAATTCTGTGTAACGGACGAGTCCAGCGGCTTTTTTTTAAAAAACTCTGCCCGGTTAGCAGCAAAGTTATTGATACGGTCTTTGAGATATGGTGATTCAGTAAGCAATAGCTTCAGGTTCTCGGGCGTCAACTCTTCTTCCAGGGACCAATCGATAATGAGTGCCTGGAACTGTTTAAACTCGTTCTCTTCATCAAACTCTTTCGTGAACGCCTTATCTTTAAGTTGCTGAGGAGTCAGATCGAATACTGCGCGGCTTGCTTCAGTTTTCGCGGCGCGGAACTCATCACTGTCTATGCCGCGAACAAGTAAATATTCTTGCGTTGGGGTACCATCAGGGAGGGTCAGGAAAAGTTTCTTGCCCTCATTTGCGGCACCGCGTGTAGCGAAATCACTTAGTTTCATTAATAACTCCATTGGGAAAACCCGGCTAACCGGGCATTAAGATTAAGAGCCTTGACCGTCTGCGGTGCGGGTGATCTGAAGAAGAATGCCGGTTGCTTTGTCTTCATAAGCGGTGAAATCAAAAGTGAGTGCCTGAAAAGCGTCGGCCTCAGCCAATGCTTCTGAGGAAAACTTAATGCGGGGAAGCAGAAAGGTATACGCCCCACCCTGCCCGCTTAGCGTAAACTCAAGCGAGATATCGGAATGGTCGTAGAACATCTGCGACAAATCTTCGTTCTGATACAGAAAGGTAATCGACCCTGTAGTAGCGGCATTAGTTGAACCACTGGCCGCAACGCCGCGTTGCCCGTAAACGTGGGCCTGTGATATGCCATTATCGATGTTCAACGAAACAGACGTAACCGCATTAGATGCCACACCATTTACCTTAATGGCCGCCGTCAAGGTTGCATTTTCGCCCGTAGAGTCGAACGGATCATTATTCTCTGGCTCGGCATATGTAGCTCCCGAGATAGCGGAAGCCCCATAGAGCACGGACGCGCCCATAATGCCGAAATCAGCAGTTACTATGGCATTAGGTGCCGCCGTTAGAGCAAATGTGTTAACCAGACATCCTGGGTAGCGGCGTAAAGTATCGATGTCGGTTTGCTTTCGCTCAATCGTAAAAGATTTTTTGGTGGCGCCGATGACCAAAACATCATCGTTCCACGTGTTAAATAACAAGCTTTGCAACAGATAGTCGAAATCACCATACGCGAATTCGGTATTAAGTGTTCCTGACGAACTTTCGGAGCCACGGGCGGAGAAGATCGCCTTTCGGTCGCTCCTGACCTGGTTGGAACTCAGTTCATCTCGGGTTAGTGTTAATTCGCCGGGCGTTTTGGGAATGCGGATAAAGGCTGGTGTTGCCGGCGTATCCCCTTCAATAGTTTCAGGCACCAGCCAGTAATCGACCTGTTTGGCTCCAGCAGCAGCTACCATAACCATAATTTTTAGCTCCGTAATTCGTATGATGACCAATAAAAAGTCAGATGAGCGACCGCCCAGCCATCAACAGACTGCGGATCGGTGTATTCGCGGTTTTTGATGGTGACGCGAGTGTTGTTATAGGTGAGCACAGTCCCAATTTTAAACTGTCCCCGTAAAGTGTCGAAAATAGCCAGCATGGCGCCGTTGACACCCGCGCGGACCTTGCAAACGACATCAATCTGAACAAAGCCGCTGATCGAATCCAGACCACCTTGTCCAAAGGTTGTTGCAGTGTCGCCGGCAGGTGAAAAATAGAATCGAAGATAATCGCCATCTGGCGGATCAAACGACTCAAGCGGCCACGCCACCGGTACCGACAATGCAGCGGCCGCCGCTACCATGCGCGAGCGCAAAGCGGAGGAAATATCCTTCACGGGTTAGCCTCACTTAACGAGTATCATGGCCTTATTGAGGTTGGTGTTGATGCGGGACATGTTGCGGCGAACCATGCCAGCGGGCGCTTGAGTGGAATAGCCAGCTACTGTATGAGGCCCGTTTGCCGGATTTCCATTTTTGTCCTTCCATTCGCCATACTCGGCAACTTGGGCATAAGGCAAGTTGTTGGTCATATAGACCGTGAAATTACGCCCCTGGGCAAGCACGACGGTTGTCATTTTCTCTACCGTCTGAGCGCCGTCTTTGTCGTCTAATGCGAGTTGTCCGAATACAGGCGAATCAGCGGAAACCTGCCAGTTGGCCCGGAGTCTGCCCGTATCAACCGGAGTATCAAGGATAATGCCGCGAAATAACGCTATGGCAGCCTCTTTACCGACGTACTCAGAGCGCTTAATGGTTTCGCCGGACCATTTACCAATCGATGCGGAGAATCCCATTAGCGCCTCACTTGCAGCTGATAGCAGACCGTCACGTCAGCCGGAGTTTTGTCGCTGATGTTGATGATCCGCCATTTAGTTGTCCCGTCTTGGAGAAAATCACCGATAAGCGGCGTTGTATCGGCAGAGATAGTAACTTTCTTGTCGCTGGCGAGGATGAATGTGCCGTCAACCTCAACGCGGTTAAAGTCCTGCACTACGCCGATAACAGACAGCATTTGCGGCGGTTGAGTCACTGCATCACCGGTCACCGGGTCAATCACAGAAGTGCCGGCGCGTTCGATGTACATCGTTTTACCGTATTTCGTCAGTAACCGTGTTGCGGTAGCCTGCATGCGTGGATAAAAGGCCGCCATATCATCCCCTTATCACATCAAAGTTAACGGAAGACCCGGTGCCGACAAGGCCGCGAAGCAGGCCAGAAAGCCACGCAAAGTAAGGAGCTGATGTGCTGCTACCCTCGGCATAGGAAACGCTGACAACGCCGGTAACGGCCTCCTGTACCACTTCGCCACCACCAGAATAAGAAGGTGTGAGGTCGATAGTTTGCGCTTCGACTGCTAAACGGCATTGGGCCTGTATCAATTGGCGCGGGATGGTGGTCAAAGCAACACCGCCGGCATAGACCTTTGTGCGTGGCCACTGAAGCGGCTGATTAGCATTAAGGGGAAGCCCCCGCCACGCCATTCCCTCCAGATAATCCATGGCCTGCATAAGCAATTGCTCTTTTACTTCATCCGATGGTGGGATGCTGTAGCCCCTGGCTGCGGCGAACATGTCAAGGTCAGCAACGCTAGCGTAGCTATTGAAGTCGGGTGATGTCGGATCGGTGTTTATCATAACGTCCTCGTCGTTCAGGCCAATCTCCAGGCTTTACGGCGCTCAAGCCTTGGCTGACCATCCGGGTGTTTTTCGACACTAACCACATCAGCATGGTCGACCAGTGAATAGCATGGGTAGATAACAGGCCCATCCCATGCATCCCCTATTGCAAAGTCCGCCGCTTTTGTAGAGTTCCAGCGCGATAACACTCGGTTGATATGCTGTGGTGGTACGCTGTAACAGACACCGTGAATCAGCCGTGGCAGCGTGATGTAGTCAGCCCTTGCTTTGTCAGCGGCTATTAGCCGTTCCGCTATCTGTATCTGGTATTGTGGCGGCCGGCCGGTGCCGAGATAGAAAGAACACAAGTAGTCAGGGAAACGCGTCAACCATTCGTTCACAAGCGCCTTAAACCCAGCGACAGGAATCGCATCATCTTCACAGATAACAACCCTGCATTCCTGCTCAGCAGCCCACTCAAGCGCACGGCGATGGTTTGCATTGGCGCCGTTGCTGCCCTCATCAATCACCAGATGAGCATTAAGTGATGCCGCTAAATCGATAGCCATCGACCTGCGCATATGATGGCCGACCACGGCAAA
This region includes:
- a CDS encoding phage tail tube protein, giving the protein MVMVAAAGAKQVDYWLVPETIEGDTPATPAFIRIPKTPGELTLTRDELSSNQVRSDRKAIFSARGSESSSGTLNTEFAYGDFDYLLQSLLFNTWNDDVLVIGATKKSFTIERKQTDIDTLRRYPGCLVNTFALTAAPNAIVTADFGIMGASVLYGASAISGATYAEPENNDPFDSTGENATLTAAIKVNGVASNAVTSVSLNIDNGISQAHVYGQRGVAASGSTNAATTGSITFLYQNEDLSQMFYDHSDISLEFTLSGQGGAYTFLLPRIKFSSEALAEADAFQALTFDFTAYEDKATGILLQITRTADGQGS
- a CDS encoding phage tail terminator-like protein produces the protein MKDISSALRSRMVAAAAALSVPVAWPLESFDPPDGDYLRFYFSPAGDTATTFGQGGLDSISGFVQIDVVCKVRAGVNGAMLAIFDTLRGQFKIGTVLTYNNTRVTIKNREYTDPQSVDGWAVAHLTFYWSSYELRS
- a CDS encoding phage tail assembly chaperone — translated: MKLGITPDLMVNPPNLPEGTGYLWGWFIDLMRGSGGELTYSELKAWTELTGNRPTPAEVEIIMDMAYEVMKDVPKLF
- a CDS encoding phage tail assembly chaperone → MKLSDFATRGAANEGKKLFLTLPDGTPTQEYLLVRGIDSDEFRAAKTEASRAVFDLTPQQLKDKAFTKEFDEENEFKQFQALIIDWSLEEELTPENLKLLLTESPYLKDRINNFAANRAEFFKKKPLDSSVTQNSSESSTKGKRMERA
- a CDS encoding HK97 gp10 family phage protein — protein: MGFSASIGKWSGETIKRSEYVGKEAAIALFRGIILDTPVDTGRLRANWQVSADSPVFGQLALDDKDGAQTVEKMTTVVLAQGRNFTVYMTNNLPYAQVAEYGEWKDKNGNPANGPHTVAGYSTQAPAGMVRRNMSRINTNLNKAMILVK
- a CDS encoding DnaT-like ssDNA-binding protein, with amino-acid sequence MINTDPTSPDFNSYASVADLDMFAAARGYSIPPSDEVKEQLLMQAMDYLEGMAWRGLPLNANQPLQWPRTKVYAGGVALTTIPRQLIQAQCRLAVEAQTIDLTPSYSGGGEVVQEAVTGVVSVSYAEGSSTSAPYFAWLSGLLRGLVGTGSSVNFDVIRG
- a CDS encoding DUF2513 domain-containing protein, coding for MGDAMKRDWDLVRSIMLKAENLSERSEVVTDEDFPEVSSELVNYHIKILGQAGLLEIIDVSTLASSAYYTTGLTFEGHDFLDNIRSNNVWSKTVALVKSKGIELTVDSIKTAATIIITNLLK